From the Denticeps clupeoides unplaced genomic scaffold, fDenClu1.1, whole genome shotgun sequence genome, one window contains:
- the sgk1 gene encoding serine/threonine-protein kinase Sgk1 isoform X1, protein MRLEHSMEKPAFSFKKCSAFQFVKRKVRKWKMLTRHHGDEMPKAGVCREAELDWPLRSTALVRGPVLLECCVCSGPFITYGNEELWQPRQRTQAMDLYYHGDAEAESYTSDTTFMKQRKMGLNDFIQRLAANSYACKHPDVQSILTMSPPPDPELMNANPSPPPSPSQQINLGPSSNPTAKPSDFNFLKVIGKGSFGKVLLARHRSDNQFYAVKVLQKKAILKKKEEKHIMSERNVLLKNVKHPFLVGLHYSFQTADKLYFVLDYINGGELFYHLQRERCFLEPRARFYAAEIASALGYLHSLNIVYRDLKPENILLDSQGHIVLTDFGLCKENIEPNGTTSTFCGTPEYLAPEVLHKQPYDRTVDWWCLGAVLYEMLYGLPPFYSRNTAEMYDNILNKPLQLKPNISNAARHLLEGLLQKDRTKRLGCADDFVEIKNHVFFSPINWDDLNGKKLTPPFNPNVSGPNDLRHFDPEFTDEPVPGSIGCSPDAALATASIQEAAEAFLGFSYAPTMDSYL, encoded by the exons ATGCGGCTGGAGCACAGCATGGAAAAACCGGCCTTCTCCTTCAAAAAGTGCTCCGCCTTCCAGTTCGTCAagagaaag GTGAGGAAGTGGAAGATGTTGACTCGTCACCATGGTGACGAGATGCCGAAGGCCGGGGTGTGTCGGGAGGCGGAGCTTGACTGGCCCCTGCGCTCGACGGCGCTGGTGAGAGGCCCCGTGCTGCTGGAGTGCTGCGTGTGCAGCGGACCCTTCATCACCTACGGCAACGAGGAGTTGTGGCAACCACGCCAACGCACacag GCCATGGACCTGTATTACCACGGCGACGCCGAGGCCGAGAGCTACACCAGCGACACCA CGTTCATGAAACAGAGGAAGATGGGGCTGAACGACTTCATCCAGAGGCTGGCCGCCAACTCGTACGCCTGCAAGCA TCCAGACGTCCAGTCCATACTGACCATGAGTCCTCCTCCAGACCCCGAGCTGATGAACGCCAACCCCTCACCTCCT CCCAGCCCGTCTCAGCAGATCAACCTGGGACCCTCGTCCAACCCCACGGCCAAACCCTCCGACTTCAACTTCCTCAAAGTCATCGGGAAGGGCAGCTTCGGCAAGGTCCTGCTCGCGCGGCACCGGAGCGACAACCAGTTCTACGCTGTTAAAGTTCTGCAGAAGAAGGCCATCCTGAAGAAGAAGGAG GAGAAACACATCATGTCTGAGAGGAACGTGCTGCTGAAGAACGTCAAACACCCGTTCCTGGTGGGGCTGCACTACTCCTTCCAAACCGCCGACAAGCTGTACTTTGTCCTGGACTACATCAACGGGGGAGAG CTCTTCTACCACCTGCAGAGGGAACGCTGCTTCCTGGAACCCCGCGCTCGGTTCTACGCGGCGGAGATCGCCAGCGCCCTGGGCTACCTGCACTCCCTCAACATCGTGTACCGCGACCTGAAGCCCGAGAACATCCTGCTGGACTCTCAGGGCCACATCGTCCTGACCGACTTCGGCCTCTGCAAGGAGAACATAGAACCCAACGGAACCACGTCCACGTTCTGCGGCACGCCGGAG TACCTGGCGCCGGAGGTCCTGCACAAGCAGCCGTACGACCGGACCGTGGACTGGTGGTGCCTGGGCGCGGTTCTGTACGAGATGCTCTATGGCCTG CCTCCGTTCTACAGCCGCAACACGGCGGAGATGTACGACAACATCCTGAACAAGCCGCTGCAGCTGAAGCCCAACATCTCCAACGCGGCCAGGCACCTGCTGGAAGGGCTGCTCCAGAAGGACCGAACCAAGAGGCTGGGCTGCGCCGACGACTTC GTTGAAATCAAGAACCACGTCTTTTTCTCCCCGATTAACTGGGACGATCTGAATGGCAAGAAATTGACGCCCCCCTTCAACCCCAACGTG TCGGGCCCAAACGACCTGCGGCACTTCGACCCCGAGTTCACGGACGAGCCGGTGCCGGGTTCCATCGGCTGCTCGCCCGACGCCGCCCTGGCCACCGCCAGCATCCAGGAGGCGGCGGAGGCGTTCCTCGGCTTCTCCTACGCGCCCACCATGGACTCGTACCTGTAG
- the sgk1 gene encoding serine/threonine-protein kinase Sgk1 isoform X3, which produces MKDATSALSAFMKQRKMGLNDFIQRLAANSYACKHPDVQSILTMSPPPDPELMNANPSPPPSPSQQINLGPSSNPTAKPSDFNFLKVIGKGSFGKVLLARHRSDNQFYAVKVLQKKAILKKKEEKHIMSERNVLLKNVKHPFLVGLHYSFQTADKLYFVLDYINGGELFYHLQRERCFLEPRARFYAAEIASALGYLHSLNIVYRDLKPENILLDSQGHIVLTDFGLCKENIEPNGTTSTFCGTPEYLAPEVLHKQPYDRTVDWWCLGAVLYEMLYGLPPFYSRNTAEMYDNILNKPLQLKPNISNAARHLLEGLLQKDRTKRLGCADDFVEIKNHVFFSPINWDDLNGKKLTPPFNPNVSGPNDLRHFDPEFTDEPVPGSIGCSPDAALATASIQEAAEAFLGFSYAPTMDSYL; this is translated from the exons ATGAAGGACGCGACTTCCGCGCTGTCCG CGTTCATGAAACAGAGGAAGATGGGGCTGAACGACTTCATCCAGAGGCTGGCCGCCAACTCGTACGCCTGCAAGCA TCCAGACGTCCAGTCCATACTGACCATGAGTCCTCCTCCAGACCCCGAGCTGATGAACGCCAACCCCTCACCTCCT CCCAGCCCGTCTCAGCAGATCAACCTGGGACCCTCGTCCAACCCCACGGCCAAACCCTCCGACTTCAACTTCCTCAAAGTCATCGGGAAGGGCAGCTTCGGCAAGGTCCTGCTCGCGCGGCACCGGAGCGACAACCAGTTCTACGCTGTTAAAGTTCTGCAGAAGAAGGCCATCCTGAAGAAGAAGGAG GAGAAACACATCATGTCTGAGAGGAACGTGCTGCTGAAGAACGTCAAACACCCGTTCCTGGTGGGGCTGCACTACTCCTTCCAAACCGCCGACAAGCTGTACTTTGTCCTGGACTACATCAACGGGGGAGAG CTCTTCTACCACCTGCAGAGGGAACGCTGCTTCCTGGAACCCCGCGCTCGGTTCTACGCGGCGGAGATCGCCAGCGCCCTGGGCTACCTGCACTCCCTCAACATCGTGTACCGCGACCTGAAGCCCGAGAACATCCTGCTGGACTCTCAGGGCCACATCGTCCTGACCGACTTCGGCCTCTGCAAGGAGAACATAGAACCCAACGGAACCACGTCCACGTTCTGCGGCACGCCGGAG TACCTGGCGCCGGAGGTCCTGCACAAGCAGCCGTACGACCGGACCGTGGACTGGTGGTGCCTGGGCGCGGTTCTGTACGAGATGCTCTATGGCCTG CCTCCGTTCTACAGCCGCAACACGGCGGAGATGTACGACAACATCCTGAACAAGCCGCTGCAGCTGAAGCCCAACATCTCCAACGCGGCCAGGCACCTGCTGGAAGGGCTGCTCCAGAAGGACCGAACCAAGAGGCTGGGCTGCGCCGACGACTTC GTTGAAATCAAGAACCACGTCTTTTTCTCCCCGATTAACTGGGACGATCTGAATGGCAAGAAATTGACGCCCCCCTTCAACCCCAACGTG TCGGGCCCAAACGACCTGCGGCACTTCGACCCCGAGTTCACGGACGAGCCGGTGCCGGGTTCCATCGGCTGCTCGCCCGACGCCGCCCTGGCCACCGCCAGCATCCAGGAGGCGGCGGAGGCGTTCCTCGGCTTCTCCTACGCGCCCACCATGGACTCGTACCTGTAG
- the sgk1 gene encoding serine/threonine-protein kinase Sgk1 isoform X2: protein MTIQTESVAPDMTYSKTRGVVALLSAFMKQRKMGLNDFIQRLAANSYACKHPDVQSILTMSPPPDPELMNANPSPPPSPSQQINLGPSSNPTAKPSDFNFLKVIGKGSFGKVLLARHRSDNQFYAVKVLQKKAILKKKEEKHIMSERNVLLKNVKHPFLVGLHYSFQTADKLYFVLDYINGGELFYHLQRERCFLEPRARFYAAEIASALGYLHSLNIVYRDLKPENILLDSQGHIVLTDFGLCKENIEPNGTTSTFCGTPEYLAPEVLHKQPYDRTVDWWCLGAVLYEMLYGLPPFYSRNTAEMYDNILNKPLQLKPNISNAARHLLEGLLQKDRTKRLGCADDFVEIKNHVFFSPINWDDLNGKKLTPPFNPNVSGPNDLRHFDPEFTDEPVPGSIGCSPDAALATASIQEAAEAFLGFSYAPTMDSYL from the exons ATGACGATCCAAACAGAGAGCGTGGCTCCAGACATGACCTACTCCAAAACACGAGGAGTGGTGGCCCTTCTGAGCG CGTTCATGAAACAGAGGAAGATGGGGCTGAACGACTTCATCCAGAGGCTGGCCGCCAACTCGTACGCCTGCAAGCA TCCAGACGTCCAGTCCATACTGACCATGAGTCCTCCTCCAGACCCCGAGCTGATGAACGCCAACCCCTCACCTCCT CCCAGCCCGTCTCAGCAGATCAACCTGGGACCCTCGTCCAACCCCACGGCCAAACCCTCCGACTTCAACTTCCTCAAAGTCATCGGGAAGGGCAGCTTCGGCAAGGTCCTGCTCGCGCGGCACCGGAGCGACAACCAGTTCTACGCTGTTAAAGTTCTGCAGAAGAAGGCCATCCTGAAGAAGAAGGAG GAGAAACACATCATGTCTGAGAGGAACGTGCTGCTGAAGAACGTCAAACACCCGTTCCTGGTGGGGCTGCACTACTCCTTCCAAACCGCCGACAAGCTGTACTTTGTCCTGGACTACATCAACGGGGGAGAG CTCTTCTACCACCTGCAGAGGGAACGCTGCTTCCTGGAACCCCGCGCTCGGTTCTACGCGGCGGAGATCGCCAGCGCCCTGGGCTACCTGCACTCCCTCAACATCGTGTACCGCGACCTGAAGCCCGAGAACATCCTGCTGGACTCTCAGGGCCACATCGTCCTGACCGACTTCGGCCTCTGCAAGGAGAACATAGAACCCAACGGAACCACGTCCACGTTCTGCGGCACGCCGGAG TACCTGGCGCCGGAGGTCCTGCACAAGCAGCCGTACGACCGGACCGTGGACTGGTGGTGCCTGGGCGCGGTTCTGTACGAGATGCTCTATGGCCTG CCTCCGTTCTACAGCCGCAACACGGCGGAGATGTACGACAACATCCTGAACAAGCCGCTGCAGCTGAAGCCCAACATCTCCAACGCGGCCAGGCACCTGCTGGAAGGGCTGCTCCAGAAGGACCGAACCAAGAGGCTGGGCTGCGCCGACGACTTC GTTGAAATCAAGAACCACGTCTTTTTCTCCCCGATTAACTGGGACGATCTGAATGGCAAGAAATTGACGCCCCCCTTCAACCCCAACGTG TCGGGCCCAAACGACCTGCGGCACTTCGACCCCGAGTTCACGGACGAGCCGGTGCCGGGTTCCATCGGCTGCTCGCCCGACGCCGCCCTGGCCACCGCCAGCATCCAGGAGGCGGCGGAGGCGTTCCTCGGCTTCTCCTACGCGCCCACCATGGACTCGTACCTGTAG
- the sgk1 gene encoding serine/threonine-protein kinase Sgk1 isoform X4 gives MKQRKMGLNDFIQRLAANSYACKHPDVQSILTMSPPPDPELMNANPSPPPSPSQQINLGPSSNPTAKPSDFNFLKVIGKGSFGKVLLARHRSDNQFYAVKVLQKKAILKKKEEKHIMSERNVLLKNVKHPFLVGLHYSFQTADKLYFVLDYINGGELFYHLQRERCFLEPRARFYAAEIASALGYLHSLNIVYRDLKPENILLDSQGHIVLTDFGLCKENIEPNGTTSTFCGTPEYLAPEVLHKQPYDRTVDWWCLGAVLYEMLYGLPPFYSRNTAEMYDNILNKPLQLKPNISNAARHLLEGLLQKDRTKRLGCADDFVEIKNHVFFSPINWDDLNGKKLTPPFNPNVSGPNDLRHFDPEFTDEPVPGSIGCSPDAALATASIQEAAEAFLGFSYAPTMDSYL, from the exons ATGAAACAGAGGAAGATGGGGCTGAACGACTTCATCCAGAGGCTGGCCGCCAACTCGTACGCCTGCAAGCA TCCAGACGTCCAGTCCATACTGACCATGAGTCCTCCTCCAGACCCCGAGCTGATGAACGCCAACCCCTCACCTCCT CCCAGCCCGTCTCAGCAGATCAACCTGGGACCCTCGTCCAACCCCACGGCCAAACCCTCCGACTTCAACTTCCTCAAAGTCATCGGGAAGGGCAGCTTCGGCAAGGTCCTGCTCGCGCGGCACCGGAGCGACAACCAGTTCTACGCTGTTAAAGTTCTGCAGAAGAAGGCCATCCTGAAGAAGAAGGAG GAGAAACACATCATGTCTGAGAGGAACGTGCTGCTGAAGAACGTCAAACACCCGTTCCTGGTGGGGCTGCACTACTCCTTCCAAACCGCCGACAAGCTGTACTTTGTCCTGGACTACATCAACGGGGGAGAG CTCTTCTACCACCTGCAGAGGGAACGCTGCTTCCTGGAACCCCGCGCTCGGTTCTACGCGGCGGAGATCGCCAGCGCCCTGGGCTACCTGCACTCCCTCAACATCGTGTACCGCGACCTGAAGCCCGAGAACATCCTGCTGGACTCTCAGGGCCACATCGTCCTGACCGACTTCGGCCTCTGCAAGGAGAACATAGAACCCAACGGAACCACGTCCACGTTCTGCGGCACGCCGGAG TACCTGGCGCCGGAGGTCCTGCACAAGCAGCCGTACGACCGGACCGTGGACTGGTGGTGCCTGGGCGCGGTTCTGTACGAGATGCTCTATGGCCTG CCTCCGTTCTACAGCCGCAACACGGCGGAGATGTACGACAACATCCTGAACAAGCCGCTGCAGCTGAAGCCCAACATCTCCAACGCGGCCAGGCACCTGCTGGAAGGGCTGCTCCAGAAGGACCGAACCAAGAGGCTGGGCTGCGCCGACGACTTC GTTGAAATCAAGAACCACGTCTTTTTCTCCCCGATTAACTGGGACGATCTGAATGGCAAGAAATTGACGCCCCCCTTCAACCCCAACGTG TCGGGCCCAAACGACCTGCGGCACTTCGACCCCGAGTTCACGGACGAGCCGGTGCCGGGTTCCATCGGCTGCTCGCCCGACGCCGCCCTGGCCACCGCCAGCATCCAGGAGGCGGCGGAGGCGTTCCTCGGCTTCTCCTACGCGCCCACCATGGACTCGTACCTGTAG
- the slc2a12 gene encoding solute carrier family 2, facilitated glucose transporter member 12 isoform X1, with protein MTSSDPRSGRGTRTGCGGLLVLAALVASVSGLLLGYEMGLISGAVLQLRDALSLSCRSQELLVSSFLLGALLLSLAGGAILDRWGRKFAIVLTAVLVAAGTLVRVCGSSLPALVLGRTVVGMAVALSGTASCLYIAEVAPQAWRGRLVCLYELMVVLGVLLGFGLSWGFSGVTDGWRYTFAAALPPAVTQAVAMHFLPQSPRFLLLRGREKEARAVLTRLRGPSPGAAAVDEELRAIQAALNAERQHGFLDLFRCHDNMRQRLLVGVVLVFLQQMTGQPNLLSYASTVLHHMGFHSDQAATLASTGLGVVKVGGTIPAILLVDRVGSKAFLCVGAAVMTFSLTALGMATMQSHTQVVSLCQSPAGLNHTPWGRGENQAGKPVGLYQLKLNHTHLRMNPAPRTETSDTQVNGNRSLLEDIFVDVAHEGVAPSLKWISLVSLLVYVAAFSFSLGPMVYVVLSEIFPTGIRGKAVSVVSAFNWATNLLVSVTFLTLSETVGLSTVIFSYAAMSFVLLMFVLLCIPETKGRSLEQISKDLAIRNHLLKRWRPKVDEHLEAKGFRPA; from the exons ATGACCTCGAGTGACCCCAGGAGCGGCAGGGGGACCCGCACAG GTTGTGGTGGCCTGCTGGTCCTGGCGGCGTTGGTGGCCTCGGTCAGTGGCCTCCTGCTGGGCTACGAAATGGGACTGATCTCGGGCGCCGTGCTCCAGCTGCGGGACGCCCTGTCCCTGTCCTGCCGGAGCCAGGAGCTGCTGGTCAGCTCCTTCCTGCTGGGCGCGCTTCTGCTCTCGCTGGCAGGGGGCGCCATTCTGGACCGCTGGGGGCGCAAGTTCGCCATCGTGCTGACGGCCGTGCTGGTGGCGGCGGGCACGCTGGTGAGGGTGTGCGGGAGCTCGCTGCCGGCCCTCGTGCTGGGCCGGACGGTGGTGGGCATGGCGGTGGCGCTCTCCGGCACCGCGTCGTGCCTCTACATCGCCGAGGTGGCGCCGCAGGCCTGGCGCGGCCGCCTGGTGTGTCTGTACGAGCTGATGGTGGTTCTGGGCGTGCTGCTGGGCTTTGGGCTGAGCTGGGGGTTCTCCGGCGTGACGGACGGCTGGCGGTACACGTTCGCTGCGGCTCTGCCGCCTGCCGTGACCCAGGCGGTGGCCATGCACTTCCTGCCGCAGAGTCCACGCTTCCTGCTGCTGCGTGGGAGGGAGAAGGAAGCCCGTGCCGTGCTCACGCGCCTGCGGGGCCCGTCGCCAGGGGCCGCCGCCGTGGACGAGGAGCTGAGGGCCATCCAGGCCGCGCTGAATGCCGAGAGACAGCACGGCTTCCTGGACCTCTTCCGTTGCCACGACAACATGCGACAGCGCTTACTGGTGGGCGTGGTTCTGGTGTTTCTTCAACAAATGACCGGTCAGCCCAATCTGCTCTCCTACGCCTCCACTGTCCTCCATCACATGGGTTTCCATAGCGACCAGGCAGCCACGCTTGCCTCCACGGGATTGGGTGTGGTCAAAGTGGGCGGCACCATCCCTGCTATCCTACTAGTGGACCGAGTGGGATCCAAGGCTTTTCTTTGTGTGGGCGCTGCTGTCATGACTTTCTCTCTAACAGCCTTGGGAATGGCAACCATGCAGAGCCACACCCAAGTTGTCAGCCTTTGTCAGAGCCCAGCAGGACTAAACCACACCCCCTGGGGGCGGGGAGAAAACCAGGCCGGCAAACCGGTGGGACTGTACCAGCTGAAGCTAAACCACACCCACCTCAGAATGAACCCCGCCCCAAGAACTGAGACTAGTGACACCCAGGTTAATGGGAACAGGAGTCTGCTGGAGGACATCTTCGTGGACGTGGCTCATGAAGGCGTGGCTCCATCTCTGAAGTGGATCTCATTGGTCAGTCTTCTTGTATATGTGGCAGCGTTCTCCTTCAGCCTGGGACCAA TGGTGTATGTGGTTCTCAGTGAGATCTTTCCTACTGGGATCAGGGGGAAAGCCGTGTCCGTTGTCTCAGCCTTCAACTGGGCCACAAACCTCCTTGTGTCGGTCACATTCCTCACACTTTCAG AGACTGTGGGCCTGTCCACCGTGATCTTCTCCTACGCTGCCATGAGCTTCGTTCTGCTGATGTTCGTTCTCCTCTGCATCCCAGAGACCAAGGGTCGATCCCTGGAACAGATCTCTAAAGATCTCGCCATAAG
- the slc2a12 gene encoding solute carrier family 2, facilitated glucose transporter member 12 isoform X2 — protein MTSSDPRSGRGTRTGCGGLLVLAALVASVSGLLLGYEMGLISGAVLQLRDALSLSCRSQELLVSSFLLGALLLSLAGGAILDRWGRKFAIVLTAVLVAAGTLVRVCGSSLPALVLGRTVVGMAVALSGTASCLYIAEVAPQAWRGRLVCLYELMVVLGVLLGFGLSWGFSGVTDGWRYTFAAALPPAVTQAVAMHFLPQSPRFLLLRGREKEARAVLTRLRGPSPGAAAVDEELRAIQAALNAERQHGFLDLFRCHDNMRQRLLVGVVLVFLQQMTGQPNLLSYASTVLHHMGFHSDQAATLASTGLGVVKVGGTIPAILLVDRVGSKAFLCVGAAVMTFSLTALGMATMQSHTQVVSLCQSPAGLNHTPWGRGENQAGKPVGLYQLKLNHTHLRMNPAPRTETSDTQVNGNRSLLEDIFVDVAHEGVAPSLKWISLVSLLVYVAAFSFSLGPKITC, from the exons ATGACCTCGAGTGACCCCAGGAGCGGCAGGGGGACCCGCACAG GTTGTGGTGGCCTGCTGGTCCTGGCGGCGTTGGTGGCCTCGGTCAGTGGCCTCCTGCTGGGCTACGAAATGGGACTGATCTCGGGCGCCGTGCTCCAGCTGCGGGACGCCCTGTCCCTGTCCTGCCGGAGCCAGGAGCTGCTGGTCAGCTCCTTCCTGCTGGGCGCGCTTCTGCTCTCGCTGGCAGGGGGCGCCATTCTGGACCGCTGGGGGCGCAAGTTCGCCATCGTGCTGACGGCCGTGCTGGTGGCGGCGGGCACGCTGGTGAGGGTGTGCGGGAGCTCGCTGCCGGCCCTCGTGCTGGGCCGGACGGTGGTGGGCATGGCGGTGGCGCTCTCCGGCACCGCGTCGTGCCTCTACATCGCCGAGGTGGCGCCGCAGGCCTGGCGCGGCCGCCTGGTGTGTCTGTACGAGCTGATGGTGGTTCTGGGCGTGCTGCTGGGCTTTGGGCTGAGCTGGGGGTTCTCCGGCGTGACGGACGGCTGGCGGTACACGTTCGCTGCGGCTCTGCCGCCTGCCGTGACCCAGGCGGTGGCCATGCACTTCCTGCCGCAGAGTCCACGCTTCCTGCTGCTGCGTGGGAGGGAGAAGGAAGCCCGTGCCGTGCTCACGCGCCTGCGGGGCCCGTCGCCAGGGGCCGCCGCCGTGGACGAGGAGCTGAGGGCCATCCAGGCCGCGCTGAATGCCGAGAGACAGCACGGCTTCCTGGACCTCTTCCGTTGCCACGACAACATGCGACAGCGCTTACTGGTGGGCGTGGTTCTGGTGTTTCTTCAACAAATGACCGGTCAGCCCAATCTGCTCTCCTACGCCTCCACTGTCCTCCATCACATGGGTTTCCATAGCGACCAGGCAGCCACGCTTGCCTCCACGGGATTGGGTGTGGTCAAAGTGGGCGGCACCATCCCTGCTATCCTACTAGTGGACCGAGTGGGATCCAAGGCTTTTCTTTGTGTGGGCGCTGCTGTCATGACTTTCTCTCTAACAGCCTTGGGAATGGCAACCATGCAGAGCCACACCCAAGTTGTCAGCCTTTGTCAGAGCCCAGCAGGACTAAACCACACCCCCTGGGGGCGGGGAGAAAACCAGGCCGGCAAACCGGTGGGACTGTACCAGCTGAAGCTAAACCACACCCACCTCAGAATGAACCCCGCCCCAAGAACTGAGACTAGTGACACCCAGGTTAATGGGAACAGGAGTCTGCTGGAGGACATCTTCGTGGACGTGGCTCATGAAGGCGTGGCTCCATCTCTGAAGTGGATCTCATTGGTCAGTCTTCTTGTATATGTGGCAGCGTTCTCCTTCAGCCTGGGACCAA